A region of the Dickeya chrysanthemi NCPPB 402 genome:
GTGCCGCCAGACGTTCGTCCACCAGTTTATCCGCCAGAGCGCGGGTCGGCGCCTTGTTCTGATAGGCCAGCGTTCCGCCGGTGGTGGCGATGCTGAACATGATGTTCGCGGTCTGCAACGACGGCGGTTGAACCGCGTAATCACCGTTTTTCCATGCCGGATCGCGCTTGATGGTCTCAATCAGCATCCGGCGCAGCATCCAGTTACGGCCAGACAATTCATTCGGCTGCGATGCCATCGGCACCAGCGCATCCATCATGTCCGGGTATTTTTCACCCCACATCCAGGTATGCATCCCGCCCATCGAATATCCCATCACCAGACGCAAATGCGTAATACCGAGCCCTTCCGTCAACAGGCGATATTGTGCCAGCACCATGTCATCGTAATTATATTGCGGGAATTGAGTGCGCAGGCCGTCAGACGGTTTGGCGGATTTTCCCGAACCCATGCTTTCAGGAATAATGATGAAATATTTGCTGATATCCAGCGGCTGACCAGGGCCGAATAATTCCCCGCCGAAACCTGCCGCCAATAATGCGCTCACCGGCTGGTTCGTGCCGTGCAGCAATAATACCGCCGGCTTTTTACTGTCACCCAACGTGTAATAATGGATACGGAGATGATTGACGGTTTCGCCGGTATGGAATCGGAACTCAGGGGCGGCCCAATTTCCTTCTTGCGGTTGTAACGTTTGTGCGGTGGCAACAGGAGAAAAAACGAACAAAAAACCAGACCAGCCAGTCCAGACAACACACGGTTAACCATAGAACAACTCTTCCGTAATCATAGGCGGGGAGTTCAATGTTAATGTTTCCCGTAAAATATCCCAATAACGCTCGCTGGCTAATGATTAAAAAAATAATTATATGCCTTTGATTTTAGTTATCACGACATATAATTTACTTTTAAGCAGTAATATTGAAACAATTATTATTGTGGCGCTATCCATCACCCCAATACAACCCCAAAGAAGCGCCAGCCGTTACCCACCGGTTGCCGATATTGTCGCCTGTGCGCAAAGGTAACAAAACGCTAAACCGAGCCGTCATCACAACGACAAATGCAGGAACTGGTTGAATTCACTGCTCGTATACTCAGCGAATACCTCACCATTCACAAAACCGTGCCTACGATACAGCGCCAGCGCCGGTTCAAACGCCGGGCCGCGGCCTGTTTCCAGACTCAGGCGCAGCAAGCCGCGTCGGCGTGCTTCGTCCACAATATGCACCAACAGATGCGCGGCGACGCCCTGACGTAAGCACTGCGGGTGAGTACGCATGGATTTCAGCTCACCACTGCCATCCGGCAGCATTTTAAGCGCACCGATACCGGCTATCTGCTCACCACGCCAGACGCTCCAGAAAGTAATATCAGGTGCCTGTAAGCCAGATAGATCCAGCGCGAACACTTGATCCGGCGGTGAGTTTTCGTGCATTCCCGTCAAATGCAAAGCCACCAGAGCCTTTGTTGCCTCACCCGTCAGGTCGTCAATGCGGACAACCAGCGGTTCCTGTCGGGATGTATTGCTCATACTCTTCAGCTCCGTAGCAAAAAAAGTTCAGGGGGTGCAGATAGCTATCAGATAACGCACGGCGTCAGGGCCGGGATTATGGAAGCCGGACGCGCCATACAACCGATAGCGCAGGCTGTCTTGTGGACCAAGCGTGTTAA
Encoded here:
- a CDS encoding GNAT family N-acetyltransferase; translated protein: MSNTSRQEPLVVRIDDLTGEATKALVALHLTGMHENSPPDQVFALDLSGLQAPDITFWSVWRGEQIAGIGALKMLPDGSGELKSMRTHPQCLRQGVAAHLLVHIVDEARRRGLLRLSLETGRGPAFEPALALYRRHGFVNGEVFAEYTSSEFNQFLHLSL